In Deinococcus irradiatisoli, the genomic stretch CCGGCCCGCGACCACCGCTTGCAGGCCTGCTTTCCGCTGGGCGCGCCGGCGGCTTTCTCGAGTGCCGAAACGCCGTTCGGGGTGGTGGAGCGCCCCACCCGCCTGCCCGCCGATCAGCGCGGCAGCAGCGAACCGGCGGTTCACGAGCACCCCCAGATGACCTTCGTGAGCGTGAGCGGCGGGGAGCGCGGCCTGACGGTGCTGAACCAGGGGCTGCCGGAATTCAGCGCCGACGAAGCCGGCACGCTGCGTCTGACTTTGCTGCGCTCGGTGGGCTGGCTGTCGCGCGAGGACCTGCTGACGCGGGCGGGCGGCGCCGGGCCGACCATCCAGACGCCGGACGCCCAGCGCCTGGGGCCGGTCTCGGCGCACTACAGCCTGGTGCCGCACGCCGGAACCTGGCACGCAGCGCGCAGCTGGCAGGACGCCCACGCCTTTAACGCCCCGCTTCACACCGCTGCGCGCCTCAGCCAGGTGGTGCCGCTGCGCAACCGGCACCGCGCCGAGCACGCCGACCTGCCGCCTTCCGGGCAACGGCTCAGTCTGGAAGGCGACGTGCTGCTGACGGCCCTCAAACGCGCTGAGGACCGCGAAGCGCTGATCGTGCGCTTCGTGAACCAGACGCCGCAGGAACAGGCGGTGACCTTGAGCCTGCCTGGCCTGGGCCGGGCCGAACGCACCAACCTGCGCGAGGAGCCGCTGGAGGAGTTGCCGGTGGAGGGAGGGGCGGTCAAGCTGTCGGCGCGGCCCTGGGAGATCGTCACCGTGGCCCTGCACGCCTCGCCGGACGACCGAGCAAGCCACTGACCCGCCCCCCGTTCTCACTGTCTGGAGGTTCCTGAAATGTCCACCCTGGCCCTGCTTCACACCACGCCGGTCACGCTCGGCGCCATGCAACCGCTCGTCGATGAGCTCGCTCCCGGCGTGCGCGTGATCAACCTGCTCGACGACAGCCTGCTCAGCGACGTGATGAAGGCCGGTGAAGTCGGTGAAGCCGTGCGCGAGCGCCTGCGCGCCTACGTGGGCAGCGCCGCCGCTGCCGGAGCCGACGCCGTGCTGTGCTGCTGCTCCTCGGTGGGCGCGGCGGTCGAAGCGCTGCGCCCCGAGGTCGGGTTGCCGTTCCTGCGCATCGACGAGCCGATGGCCCAGGAAGCGGTGCGCCTCGGGCGGCGCATCGGGGTGCTCGGCACCGTTCGCACCACCCTCGATCCCACCGCCGACCTGATCGCCCGCGCCGCCGGGCAGCAGGGCCGGGAAATCGAACTCGAAGCGGTGCTGGTGGAAGGCGCCTACGACGCCCTCAAGGCCGGACAGGCCGAGGAACACGACCGGCTGGTGCTCTCGGCCCTGGAAGCCTTGAGGGAGCGCTCGGACGTGGTGGTGCTGGCCCAGGCCAGCATGGCCCGCCTGCTGCCGCGCTTGCCGGAAAGCCCCTTGCCCGTGCTGACCAGTCCGCGCAGCGGCCTGACGCGCGCCCTGGAGCAGCTGTGAGCGCCTACGTCCCCTTGGCCGAGATGCTGCCGGAAGCGCAGCGCGGCGGCTATGCGGTGGCGGCCCTCAGCGCCCGCTACCGCGCCTGCGTGCGCCCGGCCCTGCAGGCGGCCGTGGATCTGCACAGCCCGGTGATTCTGGAAATCAGCCAGCGCGAACTCGGCTGGTTCGGGCTGACGCCGCAGGATTTTCGCATGGCTCTCGACGAAGCCGTGCGCGACCTGGGGGCCGACATCCCCATCGGCCTGCACCTCGACCACAGCTGGGACTTCCCGGTGATCGCCTCGGCCATCGAGGCGGGCTTTTCCAGCGTGATGATCGACGCCAGCGCCCAGCCATTCGAGGAGAACGTGCGCCAGACCCGCGAGGTCGTGGACTACGCCCACGCGCGCGGCGTCAGCGTGGAAGCCGAACTCGGCAAGCTGACCACCACCGATCAGATGGAAACGGACGGTGACGAGGCGCTCTACACCGTGCCGGAAGAAGCGCTCACCTTTGTGCAGCAGACCGGCTGCGACGTGCTGGCCGTCTCGATCGGCACCGCGCACGGCGTCTACGCCGTCAAGAATCCCAAGATCGACTTCGAGCGGCTGGCGGCGATCCGCGCCCTGCTGCCGCAGACACCGCTGGTGCTGCACGGCGGCAGCGGCCTGCCGCCCGAGACGGTTCACCGGGCCATCGCCCTGCCGGGCGGCGGGGTCAGCAAGATGAACGTGGCGACCGACCTTGAGCGTGCCCTGCTGGCCGGGCTCGGCGGCCTGGAGCGGATGACCAGCGCCGAACTCGACGCCCTCGACCCGGCGCGGCGCGCCCGTGGCCTGGAAGCGGTCTACCGCGAGGCGTGCGACAAGATCGAGCATTTCGTGCGCTCGGCGGGCCACGCCGGGGGAGCAGCAGAGCGCTGATGCCCGTTTGGCGGCAGGACCTCGCCGGGGAGTGGCAGCTGGCGCCCTCGCTGGACGAAGCCTGGCGCTCGGCCGGCTGGCACGTCCGCCCGACCCTGCCAGTGGGCGCCTTCGCCCGCCCCGAATGGGTTGCGGCGCGGGTGCCGGGCAGCGTCCACGCCGACCTGATCCGCGCCGGGGTGCTGGCCGAGCCGAACATTGGCCTGAACAGCCTCGCGGCCGAGTGGGTCAGCGCCCGTCAGTGGGTTTACCGCCGAGAGTTCCGGGTGGAACTGCCGGAAGGAGGCCGCCTGTTTCTGCACTTCGGCGGCGTGGACCACTCGGCCACGGTGTACCTCGACGGGAGGTGGCTGGGCGAACTGGAAGGCCCGCTGACCCCGGCCCGGTTCGAGGTCAGCGGTCTGGACCGGGCCGCCGCGCACCTGCTGGTGGTGGTGCTGGCCGAGCCGCCTGCCGAGGCGGGGCAGCAGGGCCGCACCAGCGCGACCCGCAGCCTCAAGCCGCGCTGGAGCTACGGCTGGGATTTCGCCACCCGCCTGATCTCCGCCGGGCTGTGCGGCGAAGTCTGGCTGGAGCACGACGGGGGCGCGGCCATTCTTGACGTGTGGGTGCGCCCGCAGTTGAGCGAAGATTTGCGTTCGGCCACCGTGCGCGCCCAGGTGCAGCTCAGCGGGCCGCCGGACACCCTCTGCATCGCCACCTTGCACCACCCGGACGGCCGCTCCGAAACCCGGCAGGGCCGCGCGGGCGAGCTGAAATTCGACCTCGACTCGCCCGCGCTGTGGTGGCCGGCCGGTCTGGGCGAGCCAGCGCTCTACACCTTGCAGGTGAGCGTGCCGGGCGCCCGGCCGGTGCAGCGGCGTTTCGGGCTGAGGCGCTCGCGGCTGGTGCACAACGCCGCCTCGCTGGAACGCGGTGCCCGGCCCTACACCCTGGAGATCAACGGACAGCGCCTCTACGCGCGCGGCTTCAATGTCCTGCCGGTGGACCTCATCGCCGGGCGGGGCGGCGAGGCCCAGCGTGAGCGCGACCTCATCCGGCTGGCGCGGCAGGCCCACGCCAACCTGCTGCGCTTCAACGGCGTGGCGCCGCTGGCCTCGACCACCGTTCTCGACGCCTGCGACGAACTCGGCGTGATGGTCTGGCAGGAGTTGCCGCTGACCTCCAGCGGGGTGGATCAGGTGCCGCCCGAATCGGCGGAGTTCCTGGCGGCCCTGGAACGCGGCGCGCCGCCGCTGATCGAGCACCTGCGCCACCATCCCAGCGTGGTGATCTACGGCGGGGGCAACGAACTCACCGACGATCAGCGCCGCCCGCTGGACGAAACGCACCCGCTGCTTTCGCGCATCGGGCAGCTGTTTGGGCAGTACGGCGACGACCTGCCGTACCTGCCGACCTCGCCCAGCGGCCCCGTGTACGACCTGGACGGCCCCGACCTGGGTTCGGCGGAGCAGCACGACGTTCACGGTCCCTGGCATTACCGGGGCGTGCACGATACCTACCGGCCCCTCACCCTCAGCCGCGCCCTGATGCACAGCGAGTTCGGCTGTCAGGCCCCGGCCCGGGCCGCCACCCTGGAGCGTTACCTGCACCAGACCTGGCCGATGACCGACGCGGTGCCGGACGTCGTGCACCACGGCCCGGCCTGGATGATGCGCCACCGCCTGGAAGAGGTGTTCGGGCCGCTGCACGACCTGAAAACTTACACCCTGCTGGGGCAGGCGGCGCAGGGAGACGTGCTGCGCCACGCCCTGCTGCACAACCGCGCCCGCCGGGAAGAATGCAGCGCGGCGCTGGTGTGGCAGCTGAACGAGCCCTGGCCCGGCGCCCACAACACCAGCGTGCTGGACTACGATCTGAAGCCCAAGTTGGCCTTTTACCGCTGCCGCGAGGCCAACGCGCCGGTGGCCGTCCACCTGGGCCTGCCGGGGCCGGTGGTGGGCGGTGAGTTGCGCCTGCGCCCCGAAGTGCTGGCCGACGAACCAGGCCGGGGCACCCTGATCCTCACCCTGTCCGATGTGGGCGGCACGACGTTGCAGGCCTGGCAGGGCGAAGTGGACTGGCCTGCACCTCCCGCCGAACTGGACTGGCCGGCCCCGAGCGGCCCCAGTTTGCTGCGCGCCGAACTCACCCGCCTGGAGGGAGCGCCGCTGGCCCGCGCCGAATACTGGCTGGCGCCCGACCGGCCGGCGCCTTTTGCCGACCTGGTGGCCCTGCCTGCCACCACCTTGCAGCTGCGTCAGCAGGGCGGAGCGCTGCACATGACCAATACGGGCAGGTGGGCCGCGCCCTGGATCAGCATCGAAGCGGCCGGTCCCGGCGCCGAGGACCTCACCGACAACGGCTTCAGCCTGCTGCCCGGCGAGGAGGTCGTGCTGGAGGCCCGATTCGACGAAGGTGCGTCCGTCACCGCCCAGGCGCTCAATACGGTAACTTCGGAACTCATCTGGAGGTCCATGTGAAAGCGTCCTCGCTGCCACGTCCGCTGCGCCAGGGCGGCGTGCTGATCTGGCAGCATCTGCCGACCCTGATTGGGCTCAACGTGTTGTGGAGCGTGCTGGCGCTGACCCTGGTGCTGCTGGGACCGGTGACCCTCGGTGTCTACGTCTTCATCGCCCAGCTGCGCGACGACGCCGGGCCGCAATGGCGCGACGTGCCGGGCCTGCTGCGCCGCTTTCTGCTGCCGGGCCTGGGGTGGTTTGTCACGCTGCTGGTGTTCACGTTTCTGGCCTTTGCCAACCTCAGCTACTGGCCGAGGGTGTTGGGCAGTTTCGGCTCGGCGGTGGCGGTGCTGGCCTGGAGTTACCTGATCTGGCTGTTCGCGGCGCTGCAACCCTACCTGCTGGAGGCGCTGACCACCGAGCGCCGCCCGTACCTGCGGGCCTGGGGGGCGGCCTTCACGGCGCTGGCCCGCCGGCCCGTCAGCGCCCACCTCTACGCGCTGCTGCCGGCCTCGGCGCTGCTGCTGGGCCTCTTTTTCCGCACGCTGGCGCCGCTGGTGCTGGTCAGCCTCACGCTGGCGTTCGCGGCGGTGCAGGTGCGTCCGCTCACCATCCGGCCCGAGCCCGAAGAGGAGTGGCCGTCCTCCCTCAAGGAAGGTCAACCGTGACTCCAGGCGCCCTGCAACTGCTGTTTCCCGGCGTGTACCGCTACACCAGCAGCGCCCACGCCTATGTGCTGATTTGCCACGAGGACGCGGTGCTGATCAACCTCGGCGACGGCGACGTGCTCGACCACCTGCCGCCGGGCGTGAAGGTGCACGCCGCGCTGCTGACCCACCACTTCGCCGACGTGGCCTCGGGGGCGGCGCGGGCCATCAGGCGCGGCATTCCGGTGTACGCGCCGGAAAGCGAGGTGGAACTGCTGCGCTCGGCTCCTCAGACGCTGCGTCGGGCCGGGCGACCCAACAACTACGATCCCCGGCTGTACCAGTACGGCGCGCCGGAGGAAGCCGAGGTATGGCCGCTGCGCGATTACCAGACCTACTGTTTCGGGGCGCTGAGCTTGCAGGTGCGGCCCACGCCGGGGCCGACCGTGGGCGCGGTGTCGTTCATCACCCTGATCGGCGGCCAGAAGCTGGCCCTCACTGGCGACCTGCTCTACGCGCCGGGCCAGATCAGCCGTCTGGCGGCGACGCAGTGGACCTACCACGGCGGCGAGGGTCTGGCCGGCAGCGTGCTCTCGCTGCTCGACCTGGCTGACGCCCGGCCCGACGTGGTGTTGCCGGCCCACGGCGAGCCGATGCTGCCGGGAGCACTGGAGCAGACCGCCCAGGCGCTCTGGCCGCTGTTGCAACTGCGGCGGCACAACCCGCGCCTCCTCGAGCTGCGCGCCTCGCCCTACGAGGAACTGAGACCCTGGCTGCTGCACAACCGCACCAGCATGGCCAACAGCTACGTGTTGCGCTCGCTCTCGGGGCACGCCCTGATCATCGATTTCGGCTACGACTTCTCCTTCGGCTCGCCGGTCAGCACCGAGCGCGACGCCCGGCGCCCCTGGCTGCTGACCGTGCCGGCGCTGTTCTCGAAGTACGGTGTGGTGCACATCGACGCGGTGTTGCCCACCCACTACCACGACGACCACGTGGCCGGCATTCCCCTGCTGCGCGAGCAGTACGGCGCGCAGGTGTGGGCCAGCGAGAACGTGGCCCCGGTGCTGGCCTACCCGGAGCGCTACCAGGTGCCGTGCCTGTGGTTCGAGGGCATCACGGTGGACCGGCGGCTCAAGCTCGGGGAAGCGGTGCCGTGGCGCGAATTCACCGTGACGCCCTACGATCTGCCGGGCCACGCCCGCTACGCGGCGGCGGTGCTGGTCGAGGGTCACGGCGAGCGCCTGCTGTTCGGCGGCGACCAGTACGCCGATGTCGACGGCCTGGGCCTGAATTACACCTACCCCAACCTGGTGCGCGAGACCGATTACCTGCACAGCGCCGAGTTGTACGAACGCCTGCAGCCGGACCTGATTCTCAGCGGGCACGGCCCGCCGCTGACGCCGGGCCCCGGCTACGGCGCCGAGTTGCGCGCCCGGGGCGAAGCGCTGCTGCGCCTGCACACCCAGTTGCAGCCGCTCACCTCGCGGTTGGTGCTCAGCCTGGAGCGCCAGGGCCGGCAGGTCACGCTGCAACTCGACAACCCCACCGGCGAGGTGTTCGAGGGCCGCCTGCGGGGCTCGGCGGGCGTCTCGCCCCGCGAGGTGCCGCTGACCCTGTTTCCGGCGGCGTCGGTGCGGCTCGATTTCGAATTGGAGGGCCAGTATCCGTTCATGTTCGAGGTGCGCGGCCCCAGCGGGGAACCGGGCCTCTCGGCGGTGGTGCACCAGGACGAGCGCGGCCTGGTGCTCGGCGGCCCGGCTCAAATCGCCTCTGGAGAATCCTGAATGACCCGTCTGACCGATCAAGCCCGTCAACTCGCCCAGGACACCGTGCTCGCCAACGGCAGTTCCATCGGCCTGCTGGGGGCCAGCAGCGCTTACAAGCAGGTCTGGGCCCGCGACAGCATGGTCTGCGCCCTGGGCCTGATGCTGTGCGGCCCGGAAGGGGCCGACATCGCCCGCCGCTCGGTGGACACCCTGGCGGCCTACCAGTCGCGCCTGGGCAACATTCCGCACAACGTCGGCTTCGTGGGCCTGCCGGACCCGGCCCTGATCGCCCACGGCGGCGCGCTGCACGCTGGAAACGCCCAGGGCGTGGTGGTGGACAGCGCCCACGCCGGCTGCATCGACAACAGCTTGTGGTTCATCGTCGGCAATGCCTATCTCTGGCGCCTGGACGGCGATCTGGAGCGTATTCGGCGGCTGTGGCCCGCGCTGCAGCGGGCATATACCTGGCTGGAGTACCAGGACAGCAACGAATGCGGCCTCCTGGAAGTCCACGAGGCGATGGACTGGGCCGATCTGTTCGCCAACCGCTACAACAGCCTGGGACCGAACGTGCTGTGGTACGCCGCCCAGCGCAGCATGGCCGGACTCGCCGCCGCGCTGGGCGAGCCCGACGAAGCGTACACGGCCCGCGCCGAGGACATCCGCTTCAAGCTCAACACGCTGCTGTGGTACGGCCCGGAAACCACCAAGGACATGGCCTGGATCGAGGCAAACCGCAAGGAGTGGCTCTATCCGGTGCGGCTGGCCTCCACCGTGCTCCAGGAGCGGCCCTACTTTCTGCCGTACATGGCCTTCCGGGATTACGCCGACCGCTTCGACAGTTTCGGTAACCTGCTGGCGGTGCTGCTGGGGGTGACTGATGCGGCCCAGAGTGCCCGCATTCTCGATTACATCGAGTCGGCCGGCATCAACTTGCCGTGGCCGGTCCGGGCGGTGGACCCGCCGGTGCTGCCGGGTGAAGCCGACTGGCGCGAGTACTACCGGCTACGTAACCTGAACCTGCCGCACCAGTACCACAACGGTGGCGCCTGGCCGTATCTGGGCGGCCTGTACGTCGCGGCGCTGGTGCAGGCCGGGCGTCACGACGAGGCCGCCTTCCAGCTTGAACGCCTGGCCGAGATGAACCGGCAAAGCCGCACGCCGGGCCTGGAGTGGGATTTCAACGAGTGGTGCCACGGCGTCAGCGGGCGGCCCAGCGGCTTTCGCGGCCAGAGCTGGAGCGCGGCGATGTACGTCTACGCCCACGAGTGCGTGCAGCGCCGCGCCTGTCCGGGATTCGGCGGGCCGTGGTGAGAAAGGAGCCCATGTTCAAGATCGCCATTATCGGGGCCGGCGGGCAGGTCTTTCCGCTGCGGCTGGCCGCCGACATCCTCAGTTTTCCGGCCCTGCAGCATTGCACCCTGAGCCTGATGGACATCAACCCCGAGCGGCTCAAAGTCACCGAGGAGAACGTGCGCCGCCTCAGCGCGCACCACCAGTTGCCCGCGCAGATCGAGGCCACCACCGATCAGCGTGAAGCGCTGGCCGGGGCCGACGCTGTGATCGTCACCTTTCAGGTGGGCGGCCTGGAGGCTTACCGGCTCGACGTGGAAATTCCGCGTCGTTACGGCCTGGACCAGCCGGTGGGCGACACCCTGGGGCCGGGCGGGGTGATGCGTTTTCTGCGCAGCGTGCCGGCCTACCGTCAGCTGGCCGAGGACATGCTCGAGCTGTGCCCGGACGCGCTGCTGATCAACTACGCCAACCCGATGGCGATGAGCTGCTGGTACCTCTCGAAGCTGGGCGTCCACACGGTGGGGCTGTGTCACAGCGTGCAGGGCACCACCCACCTGCTGGCGCGGCAGCTCGGCATTCCGCCCCAGGAACTGCGCTACCGCAGCGCCGGCATCAACCACCAGGCCTGGCTGCTCGAACTGCGCCACCACGGCGAGGACGTGTATCCGCGCCTCAGGCAGCTGATGCGTGAGCGTCATCTCGAACGCCGCCCCGAACTCAGCGTCGCCGGCGACCGGGGCTATCACAGCGAGCCGTCCGGCGAGATCAACACCTACGAGGGCAGCCAGGAGCGGGTGCGGACCAGCATCATGGATTTTTTCGGCTACTTTCATACCGAGTCGAGCCACCATGCCAGCGAGTACCTGCCGTACTTCCGCAAGAATGCCGAACGGGTAGAGGAATTTCTGCCGAGGCGCTGGGACTACTATCAGGTGTGTTGCCACCAGGAGGGAGACGACCAGCATGAGCTGCTGGAGCGCCTGCTCGACGACCTGAGGCCTTCGGCCGAGTACGGGGCCGCCATTCTGAACGCCCTGGTGACGAATGAGCCCACCGTGATCTACGGCAACGTGCCCAACGCCGGCCTGATCTCCAACCTGCCGGAAGGCTGCTGCGTCGAGGTGGCCTGCCTGGTGGACGCGGGCGGGGTGCAGCCCACCGCCCAGGGCGCGCTGCCGCCGCAACTGGCCGCCCTCAACCGCAGCAACGTCGCGGTGCAGGAACTGGCGGTGGAAGCGGCGCTCAGCGGTGACGTGCGCCACGTCTACCACGCTGTGGCACTCGATCCGCTGACCAGCGCCCTGCTAACGCTGGAGCAGATTCAGGCCATGACCAGCGAGCTGCTGGAAGCCCAGGCCGAGTGGCTACCGCAGTTCGCGGCGGGAGCAAAATGAGGGCGGCCCGCTCCGCTGGAGGCCCCCATGGACATCGTTGACGCGCAGGTTCACTTCAACCGTTTCGGTACGCTGGACACCGGCCTCGCCATGATGGACGCCGTCGGGGTAAGCGCCCTGCTCTACGACGAGTACTGGGCCTTCGACGAGCGCTCGCGGATCTTGCCGGGCTACGAACTGCCGGGTGGAGCCTTCCGGCACGTCTTTCCGCTGGCCGAGGAAGCCGCGCTGCGCTTACCGGAGCGCTTCGCTTATCTGGTGCGCTTCGATCGCCGCGATCCCGAACTCGACCGCCTGATCGCCGCCGTCCGGACCACGCCCCAGCAAAAAGCGTTGCGGGTGGTGCCCTGGACCGAACAGGGCTTCGGCGAGTTCGCCGAGGGCGCCGAGGACCCGGTGTTTGCGGCGGCGCAGAAGTACGGCGTGCCGGTGTTCGTGCTTCTGCCGGGCCGCACGGACTCGCTGCACCGCTACCTGAAGAAGTTTCCCGACCTGCCGATCATCGTGGACCACTGCGGAGTCGAGCTGACGGCGGGCCGCCTGCACGACGACCGGCTCTCGGGTTTTGACAGGGTGCTGGCACTGGCCGAGTACCCCAACGTCTCGCTCAAGTGGACGCACGCGCCGCGCCTGTCGGCCCAGGGTTACCCTTACCCGGACGTGCTGGACATGCTGCTGCGGGTGGTGGAGGCCTTCGGCCCCGAGCGGGTGATGTGGGGCAGCGACCACAGCGAGAGCAAAGACCACCACAGCTGGGCTGAGTCGCTGTTCTACATCCGTGACAGCGCCGCACTCTCCGCCGGGGACAAGGCCTGGATTCTGAGCGGCAGCCTGCGAAAGACCCTCGACTGGCCGGCCTCCTAACCGGGAGCCGCGAAAGGTGGCGCGGCCCGCTCCAGCCCGAAGCGCCCGGTGCACAGCGGATGCCGCCGCCCGGCGACCCACTCGGCGATGATCTCGCCGTGAACCGGCATGAACTTGAAGCCGGTGCCGGAACACGCCGACACGATCAGCACGTTCTCCGACTCCGGGTGGGTGTCGTAAACGAAGTCTCCGCTGCGGGTGGTGGTGTACAGGCAGGTCTTGGCCTGCATCACCGGCCCCGCCGCGCCGGGCAGGTGGGCCTCCAGAAAGGCCCGCATCACCTCGGTCAGTTTCGGGCGCGGCAAGCCGTCACGGGTGTCGGGGCTCACCTGCGGCCCGCTGAGGTGCAGGCCGAGCTTGACGCCGGGCAGGTGAAACATCGGAAAGCCGTAGACTTCCGGCGTCTGCCACTGGATGAACAGCGGAAAACGCTCCGGTACGAAGGCTTCCGGCTGCCGGGGCCGGAAAAACACCACCTGTTCCTGCGTGACCCGTAGCCGCCCGGCCAGGAGCGGGGCCAGCGCGGGCAGCCACGCTCCGGCCGCCACGATCAGCCGCTGGGCGGTGAACACGCCGCGACCCGTGCGTACCCTGGGCGCCTGTGGGTCGCGGAGGTCGAGGTCCAGCACCGGGGTCCGGTCGAGCAAAGTCGCGCCCAGCACCCCCGACATGGCCGTCAGCAGTTCCAGCGCCAGGCTGGGGTTGAGGATGCCGGCCTCGGGACTGTAGATGACCTGCCAGTCGTCGCCGGGCCGCCACTGCGGATAGCGCCGCGCCAGCGAAGCGGCGTCGAGCACCTCGAAGTCCTGGCCGCTTTCGCGCAGGTTCGTCTGGATGTCGGTCAGGGCGGCGTTGTCGGCGCTCCCCAGATCGAGCAGGCCGGTGGGCCGGTACAACGGGGTGGCGTACTCGGTCTGAAAGGTGCGCCACAGGTCCAGGGCGCGCCGGGCCATCTGCGCGTAGTCGCGCAGCGGTTGCGAGAGCCGGAAGATGCGCGACGGCCCGGCGCTGCTGCCCCGGTCGTGCCCGAAGCCGAACTGCTCCAGTACCAGCACGTCCTGGCCCCGGCGGGCGAGTTCGTGGGCGGCGGCGATACCGGCCATGCCGCCGCCGATCACGATGGTGTCGTACTCCGTCTTCACCGGCGCTCCTGATTAGGCGGCAGTGCGGTAGGGACGGTTGAGCCGGTATTCGAGCGCGGCGAACACCCGCGACGCCACGTTGGAGAGCACGAAGTAGATCGCGCCCGTCGCGGCGTAGAGCGCCACCGGCTGAAACGTCGCCGCCACCATGCCGCGCGTCGTGAGCAGCAGTTCGGTCACGGTGATCACCGAGGCAAGGCTGGAATCCTTGAGCAGCCCGATAAACTGGTTG encodes the following:
- a CDS encoding class II fructose-bisphosphate aldolase, with amino-acid sequence MSAYVPLAEMLPEAQRGGYAVAALSARYRACVRPALQAAVDLHSPVILEISQRELGWFGLTPQDFRMALDEAVRDLGADIPIGLHLDHSWDFPVIASAIEAGFSSVMIDASAQPFEENVRQTREVVDYAHARGVSVEAELGKLTTTDQMETDGDEALYTVPEEALTFVQQTGCDVLAVSIGTAHGVYAVKNPKIDFERLAAIRALLPQTPLVLHGGSGLPPETVHRAIALPGGGVSKMNVATDLERALLAGLGGLERMTSAELDALDPARRARGLEAVYREACDKIEHFVRSAGHAGGAAER
- a CDS encoding amylo-alpha-1,6-glucosidase, whose protein sequence is MTRLTDQARQLAQDTVLANGSSIGLLGASSAYKQVWARDSMVCALGLMLCGPEGADIARRSVDTLAAYQSRLGNIPHNVGFVGLPDPALIAHGGALHAGNAQGVVVDSAHAGCIDNSLWFIVGNAYLWRLDGDLERIRRLWPALQRAYTWLEYQDSNECGLLEVHEAMDWADLFANRYNSLGPNVLWYAAQRSMAGLAAALGEPDEAYTARAEDIRFKLNTLLWYGPETTKDMAWIEANRKEWLYPVRLASTVLQERPYFLPYMAFRDYADRFDSFGNLLAVLLGVTDAAQSARILDYIESAGINLPWPVRAVDPPVLPGEADWREYYRLRNLNLPHQYHNGGAWPYLGGLYVAALVQAGRHDEAAFQLERLAEMNRQSRTPGLEWDFNEWCHGVSGRPSGFRGQSWSAAMYVYAHECVQRRACPGFGGPW
- a CDS encoding MBL fold metallo-hydrolase, with translation MTPGALQLLFPGVYRYTSSAHAYVLICHEDAVLINLGDGDVLDHLPPGVKVHAALLTHHFADVASGAARAIRRGIPVYAPESEVELLRSAPQTLRRAGRPNNYDPRLYQYGAPEEAEVWPLRDYQTYCFGALSLQVRPTPGPTVGAVSFITLIGGQKLALTGDLLYAPGQISRLAATQWTYHGGEGLAGSVLSLLDLADARPDVVLPAHGEPMLPGALEQTAQALWPLLQLRRHNPRLLELRASPYEELRPWLLHNRTSMANSYVLRSLSGHALIIDFGYDFSFGSPVSTERDARRPWLLTVPALFSKYGVVHIDAVLPTHYHDDHVAGIPLLREQYGAQVWASENVAPVLAYPERYQVPCLWFEGITVDRRLKLGEAVPWREFTVTPYDLPGHARYAAAVLVEGHGERLLFGGDQYADVDGLGLNYTYPNLVRETDYLHSAELYERLQPDLILSGHGPPLTPGPGYGAELRARGEALLRLHTQLQPLTSRLVLSLERQGRQVTLQLDNPTGEVFEGRLRGSAGVSPREVPLTLFPAASVRLDFELEGQYPFMFEVRGPSGEPGLSAVVHQDERGLVLGGPAQIASGES
- a CDS encoding aspartate/glutamate racemase family protein, whose amino-acid sequence is MSTLALLHTTPVTLGAMQPLVDELAPGVRVINLLDDSLLSDVMKAGEVGEAVRERLRAYVGSAAAAGADAVLCCCSSVGAAVEALRPEVGLPFLRIDEPMAQEAVRLGRRIGVLGTVRTTLDPTADLIARAAGQQGREIELEAVLVEGAYDALKAGQAEEHDRLVLSALEALRERSDVVVLAQASMARLLPRLPESPLPVLTSPRSGLTRALEQL
- a CDS encoding amidohydrolase family protein translates to MDIVDAQVHFNRFGTLDTGLAMMDAVGVSALLYDEYWAFDERSRILPGYELPGGAFRHVFPLAEEAALRLPERFAYLVRFDRRDPELDRLIAAVRTTPQQKALRVVPWTEQGFGEFAEGAEDPVFAAAQKYGVPVFVLLPGRTDSLHRYLKKFPDLPIIVDHCGVELTAGRLHDDRLSGFDRVLALAEYPNVSLKWTHAPRLSAQGYPYPDVLDMLLRVVEAFGPERVMWGSDHSESKDHHSWAESLFYIRDSAALSAGDKAWILSGSLRKTLDWPAS
- a CDS encoding alpha-glucosidase/alpha-galactosidase → MFKIAIIGAGGQVFPLRLAADILSFPALQHCTLSLMDINPERLKVTEENVRRLSAHHQLPAQIEATTDQREALAGADAVIVTFQVGGLEAYRLDVEIPRRYGLDQPVGDTLGPGGVMRFLRSVPAYRQLAEDMLELCPDALLINYANPMAMSCWYLSKLGVHTVGLCHSVQGTTHLLARQLGIPPQELRYRSAGINHQAWLLELRHHGEDVYPRLRQLMRERHLERRPELSVAGDRGYHSEPSGEINTYEGSQERVRTSIMDFFGYFHTESSHHASEYLPYFRKNAERVEEFLPRRWDYYQVCCHQEGDDQHELLERLLDDLRPSAEYGAAILNALVTNEPTVIYGNVPNAGLISNLPEGCCVEVACLVDAGGVQPTAQGALPPQLAALNRSNVAVQELAVEAALSGDVRHVYHAVALDPLTSALLTLEQIQAMTSELLEAQAEWLPQFAAGAK
- a CDS encoding glycoside hydrolase family 2 protein, with amino-acid sequence MPVWRQDLAGEWQLAPSLDEAWRSAGWHVRPTLPVGAFARPEWVAARVPGSVHADLIRAGVLAEPNIGLNSLAAEWVSARQWVYRREFRVELPEGGRLFLHFGGVDHSATVYLDGRWLGELEGPLTPARFEVSGLDRAAAHLLVVVLAEPPAEAGQQGRTSATRSLKPRWSYGWDFATRLISAGLCGEVWLEHDGGAAILDVWVRPQLSEDLRSATVRAQVQLSGPPDTLCIATLHHPDGRSETRQGRAGELKFDLDSPALWWPAGLGEPALYTLQVSVPGARPVQRRFGLRRSRLVHNAASLERGARPYTLEINGQRLYARGFNVLPVDLIAGRGGEAQRERDLIRLARQAHANLLRFNGVAPLASTTVLDACDELGVMVWQELPLTSSGVDQVPPESAEFLAALERGAPPLIEHLRHHPSVVIYGGGNELTDDQRRPLDETHPLLSRIGQLFGQYGDDLPYLPTSPSGPVYDLDGPDLGSAEQHDVHGPWHYRGVHDTYRPLTLSRALMHSEFGCQAPARAATLERYLHQTWPMTDAVPDVVHHGPAWMMRHRLEEVFGPLHDLKTYTLLGQAAQGDVLRHALLHNRARREECSAALVWQLNEPWPGAHNTSVLDYDLKPKLAFYRCREANAPVAVHLGLPGPVVGGELRLRPEVLADEPGRGTLILTLSDVGGTTLQAWQGEVDWPAPPAELDWPAPSGPSLLRAELTRLEGAPLARAEYWLAPDRPAPFADLVALPATTLQLRQQGGALHMTNTGRWAAPWISIEAAGPGAEDLTDNGFSLLPGEEVVLEARFDEGASVTAQALNTVTSELIWRSM